The Streptomyces sp. P9-A4 genome contains a region encoding:
- a CDS encoding YlbL family protein encodes MPRRTATMLASTLVLICLLIAGVLIPVPYAEMSPGPTVNTLGEARGEPVLHISGHKTYPTDGHLNMTTVRVTGADYRMNAVEAVYGWLAHDNVVVPHDTLYPGGKTEEQSSQENAEEFSQSQESAKVAALDELGIPVVSRVVVGAVVKGSPAEGKLHAGDVIKAVDGVPITAQADVAKQVVKRKPGQDVEFTIVPAKEAAAAEKARKEPTVTRKVVITTTTSEEGDRAVVGIQAGTDHVFPFTIDINLADVGGPSAGLMFALGIVDKLTPESLTGGRFIAGTGTIDDAGEVGPIGGIEMKLVGARDAGAQYFLTPADNCEAAAADTPDGLTLVKVNTIDDATKSLEKLRTGDTKSLPSCSKS; translated from the coding sequence ATGCCACGCCGCACCGCGACGATGCTCGCCTCCACCCTGGTCCTGATCTGTCTGCTCATCGCGGGCGTTCTGATCCCGGTGCCGTACGCGGAGATGAGCCCGGGCCCCACGGTCAACACCCTCGGTGAGGCCAGGGGAGAGCCCGTCCTGCACATCTCGGGACACAAGACCTACCCGACCGACGGCCACCTCAACATGACGACGGTACGCGTCACCGGCGCGGACTACCGGATGAACGCCGTCGAGGCCGTCTACGGCTGGCTCGCCCACGACAACGTGGTGGTGCCGCACGACACCCTCTACCCGGGCGGGAAGACCGAGGAGCAGTCGAGCCAGGAGAACGCCGAGGAGTTCAGCCAGTCCCAGGAGAGCGCCAAGGTGGCCGCCCTGGACGAGCTGGGGATCCCGGTGGTCTCCCGGGTCGTGGTCGGCGCCGTGGTCAAGGGCTCGCCCGCCGAGGGCAAGCTGCACGCGGGCGACGTGATCAAGGCCGTCGACGGTGTGCCGATCACCGCGCAGGCGGATGTCGCCAAGCAGGTCGTCAAGCGGAAGCCGGGTCAGGACGTCGAGTTCACGATCGTCCCCGCCAAGGAGGCCGCCGCGGCCGAGAAGGCGCGCAAGGAGCCGACCGTCACCCGGAAGGTGGTCATCACGACCACCACCTCGGAGGAGGGCGACCGGGCCGTCGTCGGCATCCAGGCCGGGACCGACCACGTCTTCCCGTTCACGATCGACATCAACCTGGCCGACGTCGGCGGACCCAGCGCCGGTCTGATGTTCGCGCTCGGCATCGTCGACAAGCTCACCCCGGAGAGCCTCACCGGCGGCCGGTTCATCGCCGGCACCGGCACCATCGACGACGCGGGCGAGGTCGGCCCGATCGGCGGCATCGAGATGAAGCTGGTGGGCGCGCGCGACGCCGGCGCCCAGTACTTCCTCACCCCGGCCGACAACTGCGAGGCCGCCGCCGCCGACACGCCCGACGGCCTCACCCTGGTGAAGGTGAACACCATCGACGACGCCACGAAGTCCCTGGAGAAGCTCCGCACGGGCGACACGAAGTCCCTGCCGAGCTGCTCGAAGAGCTGA
- a CDS encoding PPA1309 family protein, translating into MSNVSPSGPAMAASPLTRAVLEIDEYAAGLGWDQPARLFALVDTARLRAKEPALASQLGLGDDATAYTPIEQDKLPRGKPLDEFLGTIAWPKGVAGCAMTVERLMLPPSAEAQVPQGLNEKQLAKWVAAHPDRQEVRMTVAVLRGGAREAAIRLREKDTATEVLTGPDLVPGLAEALAATFES; encoded by the coding sequence ATGTCCAACGTTTCCCCCTCCGGCCCGGCCATGGCCGCGAGCCCCCTCACCCGCGCGGTGCTCGAGATCGACGAGTACGCGGCGGGCCTCGGCTGGGACCAGCCGGCCCGTCTCTTCGCCCTCGTCGACACCGCACGGCTGCGCGCCAAGGAACCCGCGCTCGCCTCCCAGCTGGGCCTGGGTGACGATGCCACCGCCTACACCCCGATCGAGCAGGACAAGCTGCCGCGCGGGAAGCCCCTCGACGAGTTCCTCGGCACGATCGCCTGGCCCAAGGGCGTGGCCGGCTGCGCCATGACGGTGGAGCGGCTCATGCTGCCCCCGTCGGCGGAGGCCCAGGTCCCGCAGGGGCTGAACGAGAAGCAGCTCGCCAAGTGGGTGGCCGCGCACCCCGACCGGCAGGAGGTGCGGATGACCGTGGCGGTGCTGCGCGGCGGCGCCCGCGAGGCGGCGATCCGGCTGCGCGAGAAGGACACCGCGACGGAGGTGCTGACCGGCCCCGACCTGGTACCGGGCCTCGCGGAGGCACTGGCGGCGACCTTCGAGTCCTGA